From a single Granulicella aggregans genomic region:
- a CDS encoding phosphoenolpyruvate carboxylase, with protein sequence MSLWTPTDWPQRLAELQAAKGELKEAPLRRDVRSLGMLLGDVLREQAGPALFNAVEELRRTAIGRREAEQSGDSQAAASSQLQQALFSVHKYADDPLTAYQLARAFSLYFELINLAETNHRKRRRLANQLDETSSRENTIQRGSLRGTLRQLKAADIAPEQVLELLDKVCIYPVFTAHPTEVARRSVMFKRRRISDLLEQLDRVPLPAAQMDALERDLTAEITALWQTDDVRSARPTVRDEIRMALDYYESSLFDTLPVLYKEVASALAAEYDLLPEITELPILVRFGSWIGGDRDGNPFVTPAQTREALAMSHGLLMHHYLRRMQTVFDQLGSSTQQAPVSDALNAKLEEYLDKLRTANQNALAERFPMERTRLLLACIMMRLGGVAQSSAQLTIAQGPPALAPYTRAADLLADLTLIRESLVENRGVRLSELLIDPLLMEVRTYGLHLQALDIRQHAKVHAKAIEELAAWKQGDDSLELPPALSAQTQEVLDTFRTIAELKRQYAPEAIRQYVISGATSAEDVLRVLWLARLGGVRVEAATDDDGCDPGLMPVPLFESIEDLQNAPAICRQLWTSDAYKPLLESWGHRQEVMLGYSDSNKDGGMIASTWEIFKAHRALHDVARDCGVNLRLFHGRGGTVGRGGGPTHRAIFAQPVDGFNGELRITEQGEVLNWKYSDVVLAERNLELMIAASIDALARPNAILQHAATSDPAAYIPHLTGELLPAWEEIIDELSETSYRFYRAEIIDNPETFAYFEQATPMAELEHARIGSRPVRRTGKRTFADLRAIPWVFGWMQSRQLVPAWFGVGYALERFASRPGGLAQLQSMTANFPLFLDIVRNVEMALAKADFGIARLYASLVEDEELRKRVFSTLEAEFLLTRRMILEITGQTTLLERNPVLERSIRLRNPYVDPMSLIQVELMRRKRAFEAANPDADANAPEAQALNRAITATINGISAGLRNTG encoded by the coding sequence ATGTCTTTGTGGACCCCGACCGACTGGCCCCAGCGCCTCGCCGAACTGCAGGCTGCCAAAGGTGAACTGAAAGAAGCTCCTCTGCGGCGCGATGTTCGCTCGCTAGGTATGTTGCTGGGCGATGTGCTGCGCGAGCAGGCTGGCCCGGCGCTCTTCAACGCGGTGGAAGAGCTTCGCCGCACCGCTATCGGCCGCCGTGAGGCGGAACAATCCGGTGACTCCCAGGCCGCTGCCAGCAGCCAGCTCCAGCAGGCGCTCTTCAGCGTTCACAAGTACGCCGACGACCCACTGACCGCGTATCAACTGGCACGCGCCTTCAGCCTCTACTTCGAGCTGATCAACCTGGCGGAGACCAATCACCGCAAGCGGCGCAGGCTGGCCAACCAGCTCGACGAGACAAGCTCGCGTGAGAACACGATCCAGCGCGGCAGTCTGCGCGGGACGCTGCGTCAGCTCAAAGCGGCCGATATTGCACCGGAGCAGGTGCTCGAGCTACTGGACAAGGTGTGCATCTACCCGGTCTTCACGGCGCACCCGACCGAGGTCGCGCGACGCTCCGTGATGTTCAAGCGGAGACGGATCTCGGACTTGCTCGAACAGCTCGACCGCGTCCCATTGCCTGCGGCCCAGATGGATGCCCTGGAACGCGATCTTACGGCTGAGATCACGGCGCTGTGGCAGACCGACGACGTGCGCAGCGCTCGGCCCACGGTGCGCGATGAGATCCGCATGGCACTCGACTACTACGAGTCGTCGCTCTTCGACACGCTGCCCGTTCTCTACAAGGAGGTCGCTTCAGCGCTGGCAGCCGAGTACGATCTGCTGCCCGAGATCACTGAACTGCCCATCCTGGTGCGCTTTGGATCGTGGATCGGCGGCGATCGTGACGGCAATCCGTTCGTCACACCGGCGCAGACCCGCGAAGCGCTGGCGATGTCGCATGGCCTGCTGATGCACCATTACCTGCGCCGCATGCAGACGGTCTTCGACCAGCTCGGCAGCTCGACGCAGCAGGCACCGGTATCCGATGCGCTGAACGCGAAGCTCGAGGAGTATCTCGACAAGCTGCGGACGGCCAACCAGAACGCGCTGGCCGAGCGCTTCCCCATGGAGCGCACGCGGCTGCTGCTGGCCTGCATCATGATGCGGCTGGGCGGGGTGGCGCAATCGAGTGCGCAGTTGACGATCGCGCAGGGGCCGCCGGCGCTCGCGCCTTATACGCGGGCAGCCGACCTGCTCGCCGACCTGACACTGATCCGCGAGTCGCTGGTTGAGAATCGCGGCGTGCGGCTTAGCGAGCTGCTAATCGACCCGTTGCTGATGGAGGTCCGCACGTACGGGCTGCATCTGCAGGCGCTGGATATCCGGCAGCACGCGAAGGTACACGCGAAGGCCATCGAAGAGCTTGCGGCATGGAAGCAAGGAGATGATTCGCTGGAGCTGCCGCCAGCGCTCTCCGCGCAGACGCAGGAGGTGCTGGACACCTTCCGCACCATCGCTGAACTGAAGCGGCAGTATGCTCCGGAGGCGATTCGGCAGTACGTCATCAGCGGCGCGACCTCGGCGGAAGATGTGCTCCGCGTGCTTTGGCTGGCGAGGCTAGGCGGCGTCCGAGTAGAAGCTGCTACGGATGATGACGGATGCGATCCGGGTCTAATGCCAGTTCCCTTGTTCGAGTCCATCGAAGACTTGCAGAACGCGCCTGCCATCTGCCGCCAGCTATGGACGAGCGATGCTTACAAGCCGCTGCTGGAGTCCTGGGGCCATCGGCAGGAGGTGATGCTGGGTTATTCGGACTCCAACAAGGATGGCGGCATGATCGCCAGCACCTGGGAGATCTTCAAGGCGCACCGGGCGCTCCACGATGTGGCGCGAGATTGCGGGGTGAACCTGCGGCTCTTCCATGGTCGCGGCGGCACGGTGGGACGCGGCGGTGGGCCGACGCATCGCGCTATCTTCGCGCAGCCGGTTGACGGCTTCAACGGCGAGCTGCGCATCACCGAGCAAGGCGAGGTGCTCAACTGGAAGTACTCGGATGTAGTGCTCGCAGAGCGCAATCTGGAGCTGATGATCGCCGCTTCGATTGACGCATTGGCACGGCCCAACGCCATTCTGCAGCACGCGGCCACGTCTGACCCGGCCGCCTACATCCCGCACCTTACCGGAGAGCTTCTGCCTGCATGGGAAGAGATCATCGACGAGCTCTCGGAGACTTCGTACCGCTTCTATCGCGCCGAGATCATCGACAATCCGGAGACCTTCGCCTACTTCGAACAGGCGACGCCGATGGCGGAACTCGAGCATGCCCGGATCGGATCGCGGCCCGTCCGTCGCACGGGCAAGCGTACGTTCGCCGATTTGCGCGCGATTCCGTGGGTCTTTGGCTGGATGCAGTCGCGGCAGCTGGTTCCGGCGTGGTTCGGCGTGGGCTATGCGCTGGAGCGATTCGCCAGCCGTCCCGGCGGTCTTGCGCAGCTTCAGAGCATGACGGCGAACTTCCCGCTGTTCCTCGACATCGTCCGCAACGTGGAGATGGCGCTGGCGAAGGCCGACTTCGGCATCGCGCGGCTTTATGCTTCTTTGGTGGAAGACGAGGAGCTGCGCAAGCGTGTCTTCTCGACGCTGGAAGCAGAGTTTCTACTGACGCGAAGGATGATCCTCGAGATCACCGGGCAGACCACGTTGCTGGAACGTAACCCGGTGCTGGAGCGCTCGATCCGCCTGCGCAATCCGTATGTCGACCCGATGTCGCTGATCCAGGTGGAGCTGATGCGCCGCAAGCGGGCGTTTGAAGCGGCGAATCCCGATGCCGATGCGAATGCGCCTGAGGCTCAAGCGCTGAATAGGGCGATTACGGCGACCATCAATGGCATCAGCGCGGGGCTGCGCAATACGGGCTGA
- a CDS encoding PPC domain-containing DNA-binding protein produces the protein MRLFSLAVLLVVATPALPQQPPAGMISPSRPVAKGMAPGMKFKLVHTSPGERVYAIMFSKGDEVISGLTDFARQNHISDAHFTAIGACESALLAWFDIPQKNYRPIPVNEQSEVLSMTGDIAGYLGQPIVHAHSILSRPDGSTRGGHTFELHVNPTLEVFLTADDIPLEKKQDPSGLKLIDPAE, from the coding sequence ATGCGCCTGTTCTCGCTCGCCGTCCTGCTTGTCGTTGCCACTCCCGCTCTGCCCCAGCAGCCGCCAGCGGGAATGATCTCCCCGTCACGTCCTGTTGCAAAGGGCATGGCTCCCGGAATGAAGTTCAAGCTGGTGCATACGAGTCCGGGCGAGCGCGTCTACGCCATCATGTTCAGCAAGGGCGACGAAGTCATCAGCGGCCTTACCGACTTTGCTCGCCAGAACCACATCAGCGATGCGCACTTCACCGCGATTGGAGCGTGCGAGAGCGCGCTCCTGGCATGGTTCGATATTCCGCAGAAGAACTACCGGCCTATCCCGGTGAACGAGCAGAGCGAGGTACTCTCCATGACCGGGGACATCGCGGGCTATCTCGGGCAGCCCATCGTCCATGCACACTCGATACTCAGCCGTCCCGATGGCTCGACGCGCGGAGGACATACCTTCGAGCTTCATGTGAACCCGACGCTCGAGGTCTTCCTTACGGCGGACGACATACCGCTCGAGAAGAAGCAGGACCCTAGTGGGCTTAAGCTGATCGACCCGGCGGAGTAA
- a CDS encoding energy transducer TonB, which produces MLSLRLRLSLCVLLLLAGTALNASAQSTEQDIKSRLKGKPLYLRGSWSEETLRFDSKGRLIGNPKPISFTLAGFDFKSVKVKSDQVVLRGDRIGTEFDKDIAKRVEIGPLQIVIAKPADGDVNAALDAIFADDLEALAPSLPWYWQGYANCKLLPTTDAPRCSLYQKAVPSKDGSAMKSNKWDLPPHITHRVDATFSAYASQMRYSGATIVSVVIKPDGNPSQLAVIHPVGLGLDEQALAAVAQYKFAAATRNQVPIASEVEIQVDFHIF; this is translated from the coding sequence ATGCTGAGTCTCCGCTTAAGGCTGTCTCTCTGCGTTCTGTTGCTTCTCGCCGGAACTGCTCTCAACGCCTCCGCCCAATCGACCGAACAGGACATCAAGAGTCGGCTGAAAGGTAAGCCCCTCTATCTGCGTGGCTCATGGAGTGAAGAGACCTTGCGTTTCGACTCCAAAGGAAGACTGATCGGTAACCCGAAGCCGATTAGCTTCACTCTGGCGGGCTTTGATTTCAAGTCCGTGAAGGTGAAGTCCGATCAAGTCGTTCTTCGCGGCGATCGTATCGGGACCGAGTTCGACAAAGATATTGCAAAGCGGGTAGAAATCGGGCCGTTGCAGATCGTGATTGCGAAGCCCGCAGATGGCGATGTCAATGCCGCGCTCGATGCGATCTTTGCGGACGATCTCGAAGCACTTGCGCCGTCACTGCCTTGGTACTGGCAGGGTTACGCCAACTGCAAACTACTGCCGACCACAGATGCCCCTAGGTGTTCGCTCTACCAGAAGGCGGTGCCGTCAAAGGACGGATCAGCGATGAAGTCAAACAAATGGGATTTGCCCCCACATATCACGCACCGGGTTGATGCAACCTTCAGTGCCTACGCGTCGCAAATGCGCTATTCCGGAGCGACGATCGTAAGCGTTGTCATCAAGCCCGATGGTAATCCTTCCCAGCTTGCCGTGATCCATCCAGTTGGCCTCGGTTTAGACGAGCAGGCTCTGGCGGCAGTTGCGCAGTACAAGTTCGCTGCTGCCACACGGAATCAGGTTCCCATTGCCAGCGAGGTCGAGATACAGGTCGACTTTCATATCTTTTGA
- a CDS encoding MFS transporter, protein MAVAANEPESEIGSAFRSRDFRLYQSARLFVILGAEAQSVAVAWQVYQITHSALDLGYTGLALFLPGLFFMLAAGHVADRYDRRKIILICYTVQFVCTAMLLWFALHGIQDIWPIYTVLVGIGLGRAFSGPASSAMVPSLVPKGHFVNAITWGATIYQIANMAGPAVGGLLFTLPLAGSMAKMDGAAIVYSFTLIMLGLFIVLVSMIRTRVERTEKKAFNLKTMLAGMHYVWETKLLLGSISLDLFAVMLGGAVALLPIYATEILHAGPQGLGLLRAMPSVGALVVSLTMVWRPIKHHAGKVMLGCVGVFGAATVVFGLSTTMWISLIALVLVGASDMVSVVIRSSVLQLATPPEMRGRVSAVNWLFIGASNEFGEFESGLTAHWWGAVRAVVIGGIGSLIVTGAATVLFPALRRADQLTAESLRGADLELSVAEPE, encoded by the coding sequence ATGGCTGTCGCAGCAAACGAACCTGAGTCTGAGATCGGAAGCGCGTTTCGCTCGCGCGACTTCCGGCTGTATCAGAGCGCGCGCCTCTTTGTGATCCTGGGCGCGGAGGCTCAGTCGGTCGCCGTCGCGTGGCAGGTCTACCAGATCACGCACTCCGCGCTCGATCTCGGATACACCGGTCTAGCGCTCTTCCTGCCGGGACTCTTCTTCATGCTGGCAGCCGGACACGTGGCCGATCGCTACGACCGCCGCAAGATCATCCTCATCTGTTACACCGTCCAGTTCGTCTGTACGGCGATGCTGCTTTGGTTCGCGCTGCATGGCATTCAAGATATCTGGCCCATTTATACGGTGCTGGTGGGAATCGGTCTGGGCAGGGCATTCAGCGGCCCGGCATCGTCCGCGATGGTGCCCAGCCTGGTGCCGAAGGGCCACTTCGTGAATGCGATCACCTGGGGCGCGACCATCTACCAGATCGCCAACATGGCAGGCCCGGCGGTAGGTGGTCTGCTCTTCACGCTTCCCCTGGCCGGATCGATGGCGAAGATGGACGGCGCGGCGATCGTCTACAGCTTTACGTTGATTATGCTGGGCCTCTTCATCGTGCTGGTCTCGATGATCCGCACGCGCGTGGAGCGCACAGAGAAGAAGGCCTTCAACCTGAAGACCATGCTTGCCGGAATGCACTACGTCTGGGAGACGAAGCTGCTGCTTGGTTCGATCTCGCTGGACCTCTTTGCCGTTATGCTGGGCGGCGCTGTGGCATTGCTTCCGATCTATGCGACGGAGATTCTTCATGCCGGGCCGCAGGGGCTAGGCCTGCTGCGAGCGATGCCCTCCGTCGGAGCGCTGGTGGTCAGCCTGACTATGGTCTGGCGGCCCATCAAGCACCATGCCGGCAAGGTCATGCTGGGTTGCGTAGGAGTCTTTGGCGCGGCCACGGTCGTCTTTGGATTGTCGACGACGATGTGGATCAGCTTGATTGCCCTGGTGCTGGTCGGAGCAAGCGACATGGTGAGCGTCGTCATCCGCAGCAGCGTCCTTCAGCTTGCGACGCCGCCCGAGATGCGCGGCCGGGTCTCAGCGGTGAACTGGTTGTTCATCGGCGCATCGAACGAGTTTGGCGAGTTTGAAAGCGGCCTCACGGCACACTGGTGGGGAGCGGTTCGGGCCGTCGTGATCGGTGGCATCGGATCACTCATCGTCACCGGCGCGGCAACGGTGTTGTTCCCCGCGCTGCGTCGAGCAGATCAATTGACGGCAGAATCGCTGCGTGGGGCAGACCTGGAACTAAGCGTCGCGGAGCCAGAATAA
- a CDS encoding GAF domain-containing protein: MTTVAWDPLDTGLEVIDLFSDAEFVERRLHVHDPAKQIEGLQRLARAFVERPETILQELVDAAVSLCGADSAGISVERPDKTEADYYHWIATAGSYAGFLNTILPRYPSASGICLERGRPQLFRVSQRHFELMGIEGSTVTDGILLPWQVDGRQGAVWIMAHNRRMAFDGEDLRLMQVLADFAAMGVRQQRQQQLLVDKASAAAAAAMADDLAHKINNPLQSLTNVLYLASDGHCGDGARDWGRQALEDLNRLSELVQRLLALPKGHG, translated from the coding sequence ATGACTACGGTTGCCTGGGACCCGCTCGATACCGGTCTCGAGGTGATTGACCTCTTCAGCGATGCAGAATTTGTGGAGCGGCGGCTCCACGTTCACGATCCTGCGAAACAGATCGAAGGCCTGCAGCGACTCGCTCGGGCCTTCGTGGAACGTCCAGAGACGATCCTGCAGGAGCTTGTGGACGCCGCCGTCAGCCTGTGCGGTGCCGACAGCGCCGGCATCAGCGTCGAACGCCCGGACAAGACGGAAGCTGACTACTATCACTGGATTGCGACGGCAGGCAGCTACGCCGGCTTTCTGAACACCATCCTTCCGCGTTACCCGAGCGCGAGTGGCATCTGCCTGGAGCGCGGTCGTCCGCAGCTCTTTCGCGTCTCCCAGCGGCACTTTGAGCTGATGGGGATCGAGGGGTCGACGGTGACTGACGGAATTCTGCTGCCCTGGCAGGTAGACGGGCGTCAGGGCGCGGTATGGATCATGGCGCACAATCGCCGGATGGCGTTCGACGGTGAGGACCTTCGCCTGATGCAGGTACTTGCCGACTTCGCCGCGATGGGCGTCAGGCAGCAGCGTCAGCAGCAACTGCTCGTAGACAAGGCGAGCGCCGCGGCCGCGGCGGCTATGGCGGACGATCTGGCCCATAAGATCAACAATCCTCTCCAGAGCCTGACGAATGTCCTCTATCTCGCGTCGGATGGGCATTGTGGCGACGGGGCAAGGGATTGGGGGCGGCAGGCGCTCGAAGATCTGAACCGGCTCTCGGAGCTGGTGCAGCGGCTGCTGGCGTTGCCGAAGGGTCACGGCTGA
- a CDS encoding flavin monoamine oxidase family protein: protein MRVGQAGGYGAAFSTMQSLGLLPMKGVLAEAIHAAPGVGKGTKVVVLGAGIGGLVSAYELRKLGYEVTVLEARERPGGRNWTGRKGTKVEFTDGTVQEIKWEEGNYQNLGPARLPSTHWTMLGYARELGVPMEVEINTTRSSLLQNDKANDGKPVVQRKAVNDTRGHVSELLAKCINQGALDAEITKEDRERMVSFLGVYGPLDKSGKYVGSDRAGYKVYPGAGDQEPVNEMPMDMHTLLDENFWNGLLYEEANDWQATMMQPVGGMDRIPYAFAKSLGDIVQYSSPVTQIRKTSKGVAISYTQGGAEKKIEAAYCICAMPFSILKKTPNDFSPEMKSVIDGSTMGHSLKIAWESRRFWEQDYNIYGGLSFVAQGPSPVWYPSGRLMHPTGIVVAGYMDESQVKGFSDMTMEQKFAISRGTIEKLHPGHGKELTNPIYCGWRMVKWNEGSWIQSYGGGKQGYETVIKADGPIYFAGDTASHIVGWQEGAALSARRAVDMISDKVKSARLAGGNATLSA from the coding sequence ATGCGTGTTGGGCAGGCTGGCGGATACGGCGCTGCGTTTTCGACGATGCAATCGCTGGGGTTGCTGCCGATGAAGGGCGTGCTGGCTGAGGCCATCCATGCCGCTCCGGGCGTTGGTAAAGGAACGAAGGTGGTCGTCCTCGGCGCTGGCATCGGAGGCCTCGTTTCAGCCTATGAGCTTCGCAAGCTTGGCTACGAAGTCACCGTCCTTGAGGCCCGCGAGCGCCCCGGCGGACGCAACTGGACCGGCCGCAAGGGCACCAAGGTGGAGTTCACCGATGGCACCGTGCAGGAGATCAAGTGGGAAGAGGGCAACTACCAGAACCTCGGCCCCGCTCGTCTGCCGAGCACTCACTGGACGATGCTGGGCTACGCCCGCGAGCTCGGCGTGCCCATGGAAGTGGAGATCAACACCACGCGCTCGTCGCTGCTGCAGAACGATAAAGCCAATGACGGCAAGCCAGTAGTGCAGCGCAAGGCGGTCAACGATACCCGCGGCCACGTCTCCGAACTGCTGGCAAAGTGTATCAACCAGGGAGCGCTGGACGCCGAGATCACAAAAGAAGATCGCGAGCGGATGGTGTCCTTCCTGGGTGTTTATGGGCCGCTGGACAAGTCGGGCAAGTATGTCGGTTCGGATCGGGCGGGGTACAAGGTGTATCCGGGAGCCGGCGACCAGGAGCCGGTCAACGAGATGCCCATGGACATGCACACCCTGCTCGACGAAAACTTTTGGAACGGCCTGCTCTATGAGGAGGCGAACGACTGGCAGGCGACCATGATGCAGCCGGTCGGCGGCATGGACCGCATTCCGTATGCCTTCGCAAAATCGCTGGGCGACATCGTTCAGTACAGCTCCCCGGTGACCCAAATCCGCAAGACCAGCAAGGGTGTCGCGATCTCCTACACGCAGGGTGGAGCCGAGAAGAAGATCGAAGCCGCATACTGCATCTGCGCGATGCCGTTCTCGATCCTCAAGAAGACCCCGAACGACTTTTCGCCGGAGATGAAGTCCGTGATCGACGGCAGCACCATGGGCCACTCCCTCAAGATCGCCTGGGAGTCGCGCCGTTTCTGGGAGCAGGACTACAACATCTACGGCGGTCTTTCGTTCGTCGCGCAGGGGCCGAGCCCGGTCTGGTATCCCAGCGGGCGCCTGATGCACCCCACCGGCATCGTGGTCGCCGGCTATATGGACGAGTCGCAGGTAAAGGGCTTCTCCGACATGACCATGGAACAGAAGTTCGCCATCTCCCGCGGCACCATCGAGAAGCTGCACCCCGGTCACGGCAAAGAGCTGACCAACCCCATCTACTGCGGCTGGCGCATGGTGAAGTGGAACGAAGGCTCGTGGATTCAGAGCTACGGCGGCGGTAAGCAGGGATACGAGACGGTCATCAAGGCCGACGGCCCCATTTACTTCGCTGGCGACACCGCCAGCCACATCGTCGGCTGGCAGGAGGGCGCGGCCTTGAGCGCTCGCCGTGCTGTGGACATGATCAGCGATAAGGTGAAGTCCGCACGGCTGGCTGGAGGCAACGCCACGCTATCGGCATGA
- a CDS encoding response regulator translates to MRAEPPDIILSDLNMPGMSGFELLSVVRRRIPGVYVIATSGAFAGERVPHGIAADAYYAKATGLKHLFEILQNALDRVSRNRNSAATPIWISPTERDASSRAKVLISCSDCLRAFSLLVEAADFVIHETSCVYRGTQIYYATVQPMNPRRHCNSAPAENLPRPKRSC, encoded by the coding sequence ATCAGGGCAGAGCCTCCAGATATCATTCTGTCCGACCTGAACATGCCGGGGATGTCGGGATTCGAGCTTCTGTCCGTCGTGCGAAGGCGCATCCCCGGCGTCTACGTCATTGCCACCAGCGGGGCGTTCGCGGGAGAGCGAGTGCCGCACGGGATCGCAGCGGACGCCTATTACGCCAAGGCCACGGGTCTCAAACACCTCTTCGAGATCCTGCAGAACGCACTGGATAGAGTATCGCGAAATCGAAACAGCGCAGCCACTCCAATCTGGATATCGCCCACCGAGCGTGATGCTTCGTCGCGGGCGAAGGTGCTCATCAGTTGCTCCGACTGCCTGAGAGCGTTCTCCTTATTGGTGGAAGCAGCAGACTTTGTGATCCATGAAACGTCCTGTGTCTACCGTGGAACGCAAATTTACTACGCGACCGTCCAACCAATGAATCCGCGTCGCCACTGCAATTCCGCTCCGGCGGAGAATCTGCCAAGGCCTAAGCGATCCTGCTAG
- a CDS encoding Crp/Fnr family transcriptional regulator: MTPLTPDSFDLAKFLANAGLGRKIVHLKPTENFFSQGGPADFVLYLQTGRAKLTVVSKTGKEATITLLAAGDFIGEESIAGPLGLRMATATAITGCTALKIERGEMIRVMSEEHAFSDLFLKFLLARSMRIQADLVDQLFNSSEKRLARILLLMAEFGKVDDPETLIPKITQETLAEMIGTTRSRVSFFMNRFRKLGFIEYNGRIKVHKSLLNVILHDQLSEDGSGRVPDAERSQAALSAVGKKRSKLTDNVRA, from the coding sequence ATGACCCCGCTAACCCCAGACTCATTCGATCTCGCCAAGTTTCTCGCGAATGCAGGATTGGGGCGCAAGATCGTTCATCTCAAGCCAACTGAGAATTTTTTTTCACAGGGTGGGCCGGCTGACTTCGTCCTTTATCTGCAAACAGGCCGAGCCAAGCTCACGGTCGTATCCAAGACCGGCAAGGAGGCCACGATCACGCTTCTGGCTGCCGGGGACTTTATTGGGGAAGAGTCCATCGCCGGTCCTCTCGGTCTTCGCATGGCGACGGCCACAGCGATCACCGGATGCACCGCCTTGAAGATTGAACGAGGAGAGATGATTCGCGTCATGAGCGAAGAGCACGCCTTCTCGGACCTCTTCCTCAAATTCCTGCTGGCCCGGAGCATGAGGATTCAGGCAGACCTGGTCGATCAACTCTTCAACTCCAGTGAGAAGCGCCTTGCCCGTATTCTCCTGCTGATGGCTGAGTTCGGCAAAGTCGATGATCCCGAGACGCTGATTCCAAAGATCACGCAGGAGACGCTTGCCGAGATGATCGGCACCACGCGCTCCCGGGTGAGCTTCTTTATGAACCGGTTCAGAAAGCTTGGATTTATCGAGTACAACGGCCGGATCAAGGTGCACAAATCACTCTTGAATGTCATCCTGCACGATCAATTGTCCGAGGACGGATCGGGTCGCGTGCCAGACGCGGAGCGCAGCCAGGCTGCTCTCTCAGCGGTTGGGAAAAAACGATCAAAGCTGACGGATAATGTTCGCGCTTGA
- a CDS encoding alpha-amylase family protein, with amino-acid sequence MNKPVLKRSQRTTICLAALVALSLSAKTPAQTLARPGWVGSGMTARTWFKHAVLYRIDPRTFAQSSKEPEGLGGTLKGITERLDYIHDLGVDAILLDELASGPGTVDPALGTIDDFDELSLQASRRNLRILLTISHPDPALARYWLTRGVAGFYVPGDPNSPAVAAIRRLLPSFVGQRVLITDADLSSDAAKSPANELQLDTALLKLPTPPATNAAAELRGALEGDQALLRTGSPAMATDAQGLPHSVNRFAPAGSEREAAKMIAVVLLLNRSVPVIYAGQELGVHSGAAAMMPWGKPPVTEPEPTEEAAAPKPAPPPAPFTPSERYVPYVAPVKPVKPAKPAPPDPATAAGQELNPNSVLSFYRQLIQLHHGRNSVRDGDDVLLNYDSSNALVWVRKTANPSLANPPLVVVCNLSAKPLSLPIKADLTNLHLRGSFLRSVLNPESQPVSMDLNPVVLPPYGVYVGELRY; translated from the coding sequence ATGAACAAACCGGTCCTGAAGCGCTCGCAACGAACTACGATCTGTCTGGCGGCGCTGGTCGCCCTTTCGCTCTCTGCAAAGACGCCCGCGCAGACGCTGGCGCGGCCTGGGTGGGTGGGTTCCGGGATGACGGCCCGGACGTGGTTCAAACACGCCGTACTGTATCGGATCGATCCCCGCACCTTTGCGCAGAGCAGCAAGGAGCCGGAAGGCTTGGGCGGGACGCTGAAGGGGATCACGGAGCGGCTGGACTACATCCACGACCTGGGCGTCGATGCGATCCTGCTGGATGAACTGGCCTCCGGCCCGGGCACGGTCGATCCTGCCCTAGGGACGATCGATGACTTTGATGAGCTTTCGCTCCAAGCCAGCAGGCGCAATCTCCGCATCCTGCTGACGATCTCGCACCCGGACCCTGCGCTGGCCCGCTACTGGCTGACTCGCGGCGTCGCCGGGTTTTACGTTCCGGGCGACCCCAACTCGCCGGCCGTGGCGGCCATCCGGAGGTTGCTGCCGAGCTTCGTCGGCCAACGTGTGCTTATCACCGACGCGGACCTGTCCAGTGATGCCGCCAAGTCCCCAGCGAATGAACTCCAGCTCGACACAGCTCTGCTGAAGCTGCCGACACCGCCCGCAACCAACGCAGCGGCGGAGTTGAGAGGCGCACTCGAGGGCGATCAGGCGCTCCTGCGGACCGGATCTCCGGCCATGGCAACCGATGCCCAGGGACTTCCGCACAGTGTGAACCGCTTTGCGCCCGCGGGATCAGAGCGTGAGGCAGCGAAGATGATCGCCGTGGTTCTTCTGCTGAATCGCTCGGTTCCGGTGATCTACGCGGGACAGGAACTCGGAGTACATTCAGGGGCGGCGGCGATGATGCCGTGGGGCAAGCCTCCCGTTACGGAGCCTGAGCCGACCGAGGAAGCGGCTGCGCCGAAACCGGCCCCACCGCCAGCACCGTTTACCCCTTCAGAGCGTTACGTGCCCTACGTCGCACCGGTCAAGCCGGTAAAACCGGCCAAGCCGGCGCCGCCTGATCCGGCGACAGCAGCGGGGCAGGAGCTCAATCCCAACTCCGTGCTCAGCTTCTATCGCCAACTGATCCAACTGCACCATGGAAGGAACTCCGTCCGGGATGGCGACGATGTCCTTCTCAACTACGACAGCTCCAATGCGCTCGTCTGGGTGCGGAAGACTGCTAATCCCAGCCTGGCCAATCCTCCGCTAGTGGTGGTCTGCAACCTCTCGGCAAAGCCTTTGAGTCTTCCTATCAAGGCTGACCTGACCAATCTTCACCTGCGCGGCAGCTTCCTGCGGTCGGTGCTGAATCCTGAGTCGCAGCCGGTCTCGATGGACCTCAATCCGGTCGTGCTGCCGCCGTATGGCGTCTACGTTGGCGAGTTGCGTTACTGA